Proteins found in one Corynebacterium canis genomic segment:
- the pgsA gene encoding phosphatidylinositol phosphate synthase, which yields MLSVHGRRPAAVVVEPVAKALLALGVAPNVVTVVSAVITIALAVCLIPSGHLVWAAVLSGLFAAMDMIDGTMARMSGGGTKFGATLDATCDRITDGALFSAITWWLIFRYDAPTATVVASFVVLVASQVISYVKARGEASGFTMVGGLIERPERLLLGLGGIGLTGLGVPLAIDIAIWLLAFGSVFTVVQRLIQASKSPHASAPAEPPAGSKEAMP from the coding sequence ATGCTGAGTGTGCACGGCCGTCGTCCGGCGGCCGTTGTGGTGGAGCCTGTGGCTAAGGCGCTGCTTGCGTTGGGAGTGGCACCCAATGTGGTTACCGTGGTGTCCGCCGTGATTACGATCGCTTTGGCCGTGTGTTTGATTCCTAGCGGGCACCTTGTGTGGGCCGCTGTATTGTCCGGATTGTTTGCCGCCATGGATATGATCGACGGCACGATGGCACGTATGAGCGGCGGCGGCACCAAGTTCGGCGCGACTCTCGACGCCACGTGTGACCGCATCACCGATGGCGCCCTGTTTTCCGCCATCACGTGGTGGCTGATTTTTCGTTACGACGCCCCGACCGCCACCGTCGTCGCTTCCTTCGTTGTCCTCGTCGCGTCCCAGGTCATTTCATATGTGAAGGCCAGGGGCGAGGCCAGCGGTTTTACCATGGTTGGCGGGCTGATCGAACGCCCCGAACGGTTATTGCTGGGGTTGGGCGGCATCGGATTGACGGGCCTTGGCGTCCCGCTGGCCATTGATATTGCCATTTGGCTGCTGGCGTTTGGTTCCGTGTTCACGGTGGTGCAGCGCTTGATTCAGGCGTCCAAGTCCCCGCACGCCTCGGCGCCTGCCGAGCCGCCAGCGGGTTCGAAAGAGGCGATGCCATGA
- a CDS encoding phosphatidylinositol mannoside acyltransferase produces MRARLTLLGYRLGWRLVRFLPEPLVASVFKFGADFASRWGRGMPQLRANLGHVVGPERVTNRLVRDAMRSYARYWLETFRLSALVSDDLFAQLRDSVRGREHLERSVASGRGVILTLPHSGNWEMAGAWLAHDHGGFATVVERLKPEELFREFVQFRESLGFRVIPDRGGTERPFDQLRGVLEQGGIVALMGDRDLKGKGVPVEFFGAPTTMPAGAAALALQTGACLHAAHVHFTEAGWGMRVSPEIPVDELAPTVQRIAHEFEKGIGAYPQDWHVLQPVWRAP; encoded by the coding sequence ATGAGGGCCCGTTTGACCCTGCTGGGGTATCGCCTGGGGTGGCGGTTGGTGCGTTTCCTGCCCGAACCGTTGGTAGCAAGCGTGTTCAAATTCGGTGCGGATTTCGCCTCGCGATGGGGGCGCGGCATGCCGCAATTGCGGGCCAATCTCGGCCACGTGGTGGGGCCGGAACGGGTGACCAATCGACTGGTTCGGGACGCGATGCGATCCTATGCCAGGTATTGGTTGGAGACCTTCCGGCTGTCCGCCCTCGTGTCCGATGATCTATTCGCACAATTGCGCGATTCGGTGCGGGGCCGAGAGCATTTGGAACGTTCGGTGGCCAGCGGCCGCGGGGTGATCCTTACGCTCCCGCATTCCGGAAATTGGGAAATGGCGGGCGCGTGGTTGGCGCACGATCACGGCGGTTTCGCCACGGTGGTGGAACGCCTCAAGCCCGAGGAGTTGTTTCGAGAATTTGTGCAATTCCGCGAGTCCCTGGGGTTCCGTGTGATCCCGGATCGGGGCGGCACCGAGCGCCCATTCGACCAGCTGCGCGGGGTGCTGGAGCAGGGCGGCATCGTGGCGCTTATGGGGGATCGCGACCTGAAGGGCAAAGGCGTGCCGGTGGAATTCTTCGGCGCCCCCACCACCATGCCAGCGGGCGCGGCGGCCTTGGCCTTGCAGACCGGCGCCTGCCTGCACGCCGCACATGTCCATTTCACGGAAGCTGGCTGGGGCATGCGTGTCTCCCCGGAAATCCCGGTGGATGAACTCGCGCCAACCGTCCAGCGAATCGCACACGAATTTGAAAAGGGGATCGGGGCGTATCCGCAGGACTGGCACGTGCTGCAGCCGGTATGGAGGGCACCATGA
- a CDS encoding acyl-CoA thioesterase, with translation MSQIETILSLEQIDLDIFRGATVETALQRTFGGQVAAQTLVAATRTVDEAYDVHSLHGYFVAPGRSEKPTVFLVDRIRDGRSFCARQVKAVQDGRPIFIMQASFHRRGDEGVTHSDVMREVPDPDSIVMDMEEMRYTTRKLLAEWSEWDIRVVPSDQFQHNPYTPSQQVVWFRSKAKLPDDDTFHVCTLAYMSDMTLLQSALVPHPDAQVQEASLDHAMWFLRPFRADEWLLYDQVSPSAANGRALTHGRIFDRTGNLVAVVTQEGLARTLKPGTKAIPMTGI, from the coding sequence ATGTCGCAGATTGAGACAATTCTGAGCCTCGAACAGATTGACCTGGATATTTTCCGCGGCGCTACCGTAGAAACGGCGTTGCAACGTACGTTTGGTGGGCAGGTTGCCGCACAAACGCTCGTAGCCGCGACGCGGACCGTGGACGAGGCATACGATGTTCATTCGCTCCACGGTTATTTTGTTGCGCCGGGCAGGTCTGAAAAACCGACGGTATTCCTCGTTGATCGCATCCGCGATGGCCGCAGTTTTTGCGCCCGCCAGGTGAAAGCCGTGCAGGATGGCCGCCCGATTTTCATCATGCAGGCGAGCTTCCATCGTCGCGGTGACGAGGGCGTAACCCACTCCGACGTGATGCGCGAGGTGCCGGACCCAGATTCGATCGTGATGGATATGGAGGAGATGCGTTACACCACGCGGAAGCTGCTCGCGGAGTGGTCCGAGTGGGATATTCGCGTGGTTCCCAGCGATCAGTTCCAGCACAATCCTTATACCCCGAGCCAGCAGGTGGTGTGGTTTCGCTCCAAGGCGAAGCTGCCGGACGATGATACGTTCCATGTCTGCACGCTCGCATATATGTCCGATATGACGTTGCTGCAATCCGCGTTGGTGCCGCACCCAGACGCGCAGGTGCAGGAGGCGTCGCTGGATCACGCGATGTGGTTCCTCCGCCCGTTCCGCGCCGACGAGTGGTTGCTCTATGACCAAGTCTCGCCGTCCGCAGCGAACGGTCGCGCCTTAACCCACGGTCGAATCTTTGATCGCACGGGAAACCTGGTGGCGGTTGTTACGCAGGAGGGTCTAGCGCGTACTCTAAAGCCTGGCACGAAGGCGATCCCCATGACCGGGATTTAG
- the thrS gene encoding threonine--tRNA ligase, which yields MRELELPNKGPEAIVCVRDAEGQLKDLSFVPAEDAEFVPVPANSEEGRSVIRHSTTHVLAQAVQAEFPGTKLGIGPAIENGFYYDFDVAEPFTPEDLKRIEKRMKKIIKSGQKFERRVYGSLEEAREALAAEPYKLELIEDKGNVDPNSEEATEVGAGELTGYYNVNPRSGDVEWYDLCRGPHVPTTRYIPAFALTRSSAAYWRGDQANAGLQRIYGTAWESKEALDEYQTMLAEAERRDHRRLGAELDLFSFPDEIGSGFPVFHPDGGIVRLEMEEHSRRRHIASGYSFVNTPHITKGDLFAKSGHLDFYADGMFPPMQLDGETDADGNVTKQAQDYYAKPMNCPMHNLIFASRGRSYRELPLRLFEFGTVYRYEKSGVIHGLTRARGFTQDDAHIYCTEDQLEQELSTVIDFIISLLRDYGLDDFYLELSTKDPKKFVGSDEIWEKSTEILQRVADRSGLDLVPDPGGAAFYGPKISVQARDAIGRTWQMSTVQLDFNLPERFNLEYTASDGTKKRPIMIHRALFGSIERFFGVLLEHYAGAFPAWLAPHQVVGIPVADDFVPHLEDVCAKLRERGIRAEVDTSDDRMQKKIRNHTTGKVPFMLLAGARDVAAGAVSFRFLDGSQVNGVPVAEAVELIEQWVRQRINDQPSEESVAARR from the coding sequence ATGCGGGAGTTGGAATTGCCCAACAAGGGCCCAGAGGCGATTGTGTGCGTGCGGGATGCTGAGGGGCAGCTGAAGGACTTGAGCTTTGTGCCCGCTGAGGATGCGGAATTTGTTCCAGTCCCGGCTAATTCGGAGGAGGGGCGTAGCGTTATTCGCCACTCCACTACACACGTGCTTGCGCAGGCGGTGCAGGCTGAGTTTCCCGGCACGAAGTTGGGTATTGGTCCCGCCATTGAGAATGGTTTTTACTATGATTTCGACGTCGCGGAACCGTTCACGCCGGAGGACCTGAAGCGCATTGAAAAGCGCATGAAAAAGATCATCAAGTCGGGTCAAAAGTTTGAGCGCCGCGTGTACGGGTCTTTGGAGGAGGCCCGCGAGGCCCTCGCCGCCGAGCCGTACAAGCTGGAGCTGATCGAGGATAAGGGCAATGTAGATCCGAATTCGGAGGAGGCCACCGAGGTTGGCGCTGGCGAGCTCACCGGGTATTACAACGTGAACCCGCGTTCGGGCGACGTCGAATGGTATGACTTGTGCCGCGGGCCGCACGTGCCCACCACTCGGTATATTCCGGCGTTTGCGCTTACGCGTTCTTCGGCCGCATATTGGCGCGGCGATCAGGCAAATGCCGGGCTGCAGCGCATCTATGGCACGGCGTGGGAGTCGAAGGAAGCGCTTGATGAATATCAGACGATGTTGGCGGAGGCGGAGCGCCGCGATCACCGTCGCCTCGGCGCCGAGCTTGATCTGTTTAGCTTCCCCGATGAGATCGGCTCCGGTTTCCCCGTGTTCCACCCGGACGGTGGCATCGTGCGCCTGGAGATGGAGGAGCATTCTCGGCGCCGCCATATCGCCTCGGGTTATTCCTTTGTGAATACCCCGCACATCACTAAAGGCGATTTGTTTGCAAAGTCCGGCCATTTGGATTTCTATGCGGATGGCATGTTCCCCCCGATGCAATTGGACGGGGAAACGGATGCGGATGGCAATGTGACAAAGCAGGCTCAGGATTATTACGCCAAGCCGATGAATTGCCCGATGCATAACCTGATTTTCGCGTCGCGCGGCCGTTCCTACCGCGAATTGCCGCTGCGGTTGTTTGAATTCGGCACGGTGTACCGCTATGAAAAGTCCGGCGTGATTCACGGCCTGACCCGCGCCCGCGGCTTTACCCAAGACGATGCGCACATTTATTGCACCGAGGACCAGCTGGAACAAGAGCTGTCCACGGTCATCGATTTTATTATTTCCCTGCTGCGCGATTACGGCTTGGACGATTTCTACCTGGAGCTTTCCACCAAGGACCCCAAGAAGTTTGTGGGCTCGGATGAAATCTGGGAAAAGTCCACGGAGATTCTGCAGCGTGTGGCCGATAGGTCCGGCCTTGATCTCGTGCCGGACCCGGGTGGCGCCGCGTTTTACGGCCCGAAGATTTCCGTCCAGGCGCGCGATGCGATCGGCCGCACGTGGCAGATGTCCACGGTGCAATTGGATTTCAACCTGCCGGAGCGTTTCAATTTGGAGTACACGGCTTCGGATGGCACGAAGAAGCGCCCGATCATGATTCACCGCGCCCTGTTCGGCTCGATTGAACGTTTTTTCGGTGTGTTGCTTGAGCATTATGCGGGCGCGTTCCCGGCGTGGCTCGCTCCGCACCAGGTGGTGGGTATTCCGGTGGCGGATGATTTCGTCCCTCATCTCGAAGATGTGTGCGCCAAGCTGCGGGAGCGTGGGATCCGCGCCGAGGTGGATACTTCGGACGATCGCATGCAGAAGAAGATCCGCAATCACACTACGGGCAAGGTTCCGTTTATGCTGTTGGCGGGAGCTCGCGACGTCGCGGCCGGGGCGGTTAGCTTCCGGTTCCTCGACGGCTCGCAGGTCAATGGTGTTCCCGTTGCGGAGGCCGTTGAGCTGATCGAACAGTGGGTTCGCCAGCGCATCAATGACCAACCGAGTGAGGAATCTGTTGCAGCACGACGATAG
- a CDS encoding YebC/PmpR family DNA-binding transcriptional regulator: MAGHSKWATTKHKKAANDAKRGKEFARLIKNIEVAARMGGGDPAANPTLDDMIKKAKKASVPNDNIERARKRGSGEEAGGADWETIMYEGYGPNGVAVLIECLTDNRNRAATEVRTAMTKNGGNMAESGAVSYLFTRKGVVLVAKGDLAEDDVLLAVLDAGAEEVNDLGDQFEVVCAAGDMVAVKEALIDAGIEVDEADSDFRASVEVPLEADGAKKIFRLLDALEDSDDVQNVYTNMSLSDEVLAEIEG; the protein is encoded by the coding sequence ATGGCCGGCCACTCTAAATGGGCAACCACCAAGCACAAGAAAGCGGCGAACGACGCTAAGCGTGGCAAAGAGTTTGCCCGGCTTATCAAAAATATTGAGGTGGCGGCGCGCATGGGCGGGGGAGACCCAGCCGCAAATCCGACGTTGGATGACATGATTAAGAAGGCCAAGAAGGCCTCCGTCCCCAACGATAATATTGAGCGCGCCCGCAAGCGCGGTTCCGGTGAGGAAGCCGGAGGCGCCGATTGGGAAACCATTATGTACGAAGGCTACGGCCCGAACGGCGTCGCAGTCCTCATCGAATGCCTGACCGATAACCGGAACCGTGCCGCCACCGAGGTTCGCACTGCCATGACCAAGAATGGCGGAAATATGGCCGAATCCGGCGCCGTGTCCTACCTCTTTACTCGGAAGGGCGTCGTGCTCGTGGCTAAAGGTGATTTAGCGGAGGACGACGTCCTGCTCGCGGTCCTCGACGCTGGGGCTGAGGAAGTCAACGACCTCGGCGATCAGTTCGAAGTGGTGTGCGCTGCCGGTGACATGGTCGCAGTAAAAGAGGCGCTTATCGACGCCGGCATTGAGGTCGACGAGGCCGACTCGGATTTCCGTGCATCGGTGGAAGTCCCCCTGGAAGCGGACGGCGCCAAGAAGATTTTCCGCCTTCTCGACGCCCTCGAAGATTCCGACGACGTCCAGAACGTTTATACGAATATGTCGTTGAGCGATGAGGTCCTCGCCGAAATCGAAGGCTAA
- the pdxT gene encoding pyridoxal 5'-phosphate synthase glutaminase subunit PdxT: MGYISVIGILAVQGGVQEHERTLDRLGVPHRQVRRIEHLEGLSGIILPGGESTTMSKLLELGGMLHPLCDALASGLPAYGTCAGMILLASEILDTRPDAHSLDAIDMTVRRNAFGRQVDSFEADLDVAGIPAPVTAVFIRAPWVERVGDQVEVLARVPSGPAAGAIVAVRQGRCMATSFHPEVTENTSVHQLFLQMVAEAGYVHHLPEQEVTAQRV, translated from the coding sequence GTGGGTTATATCAGCGTGATCGGTATTTTGGCTGTGCAGGGCGGCGTGCAGGAACATGAGCGCACGCTTGACCGATTGGGGGTTCCGCATCGCCAGGTGCGCCGCATTGAGCACCTCGAAGGTTTGAGCGGCATTATTCTGCCCGGCGGCGAATCCACAACGATGTCGAAATTATTGGAGCTCGGCGGCATGCTGCACCCGCTTTGCGACGCCCTCGCATCCGGCCTGCCTGCCTATGGCACCTGTGCCGGCATGATTTTGCTGGCTTCCGAGATCCTGGATACCCGCCCCGACGCGCATAGCTTGGACGCGATTGATATGACCGTGCGCCGCAACGCGTTTGGCCGCCAAGTGGATTCCTTCGAGGCGGATCTCGACGTCGCGGGCATCCCCGCCCCAGTAACGGCAGTGTTTATCCGCGCGCCGTGGGTTGAACGTGTGGGCGATCAGGTCGAGGTTTTGGCCCGCGTGCCCAGCGGTCCGGCGGCGGGCGCTATTGTCGCGGTCCGCCAGGGCCGCTGCATGGCGACGTCGTTTCATCCGGAGGTCACGGAAAATACATCGGTTCACCAGCTGTTTCTGCAGATGGTGGCGGAGGCGGGATATGTTCATCACTTGCCGGAACAGGAAGTGACAGCTCAGCGCGTATAA
- a CDS encoding glycosyltransferase family 4 protein: MKIGMVCPYAFDEPGGVQAHVLDLAEHCIAAGHQVSVLGPCRLTTQVPDFVVRGGNSVPIPYNGSVARVAVGPHMFRTVKRFIAEGDFDVLHVHEPNSPSYSMAALRVAEGPIVATYHASSQRSRALKLMSVVLRPWLEKIRGGIAVSEMARRWQVEQLGGDSVLIPNGVDTARFAAARRAPGGTPEIVFLGRLDEPRKGLDVLLRALDDLEHEFTCTVIGGGTPRPHPRVNYVGKVSDEDKATILGRADIYVAPNLGGESFGIVLVEAMAAGCAVVASDLEAFHAVAEGAARFFHRGDSAALARELDRLLADPAERQELAERGIERARRYDWDSVAKDVLRVYETVAGGKVRLCSRFGSS, translated from the coding sequence ATGAAGATAGGTATGGTGTGCCCTTATGCCTTCGATGAACCCGGCGGGGTGCAAGCCCACGTCCTCGATCTTGCCGAGCATTGCATCGCGGCGGGCCATCAGGTTTCCGTGTTGGGTCCGTGCCGCCTTACCACCCAGGTCCCGGATTTTGTTGTGCGGGGCGGTAATTCCGTCCCCATCCCGTACAACGGTTCGGTGGCGCGCGTTGCGGTGGGCCCGCATATGTTTCGAACGGTCAAGCGGTTTATCGCGGAGGGGGACTTTGATGTATTGCACGTGCACGAGCCGAATTCGCCAAGTTATTCCATGGCCGCATTGCGGGTCGCGGAGGGTCCGATCGTGGCCACCTACCATGCCTCCAGCCAGCGTTCCCGCGCGCTCAAATTGATGAGCGTGGTGCTGCGCCCGTGGCTGGAAAAGATTCGCGGCGGCATTGCGGTTTCCGAGATGGCCCGTCGGTGGCAGGTGGAACAGCTCGGTGGCGATTCGGTGCTGATCCCAAACGGGGTGGACACGGCCCGTTTCGCGGCGGCCCGGCGCGCCCCAGGCGGCACCCCGGAGATCGTGTTTTTGGGTCGCCTCGACGAGCCCCGCAAGGGCCTCGACGTGCTTCTCCGCGCCCTCGATGACCTAGAACACGAGTTCACCTGCACTGTGATCGGGGGCGGCACGCCGCGCCCGCACCCACGGGTGAATTACGTGGGCAAAGTATCCGACGAAGACAAGGCCACCATCCTGGGGCGGGCCGATATCTATGTGGCCCCCAACCTCGGCGGGGAAAGCTTTGGCATCGTGTTGGTGGAAGCCATGGCGGCCGGTTGCGCGGTGGTGGCCAGCGATCTGGAGGCCTTCCACGCCGTGGCGGAAGGCGCGGCACGGTTTTTCCATCGCGGGGACTCCGCCGCATTGGCCCGTGAGCTCGATCGTCTGCTCGCCGACCCTGCGGAGCGCCAGGAGCTGGCCGAACGCGGGATCGAACGCGCCCGGCGTTACGATTGGGACTCCGTGGCCAAAGACGTGCTGCGGGTATACGAAACCGTCGCCGGAGGAAAGGTGCGCCTATGTTCGCGCTTTGGCTCGTCCTAG
- a CDS encoding TIGR01777 family oxidoreductase, with the protein MLTYDYVDEFPWARESVSAYYESPGTIVRLTPEWFASVVQEPTQGLRVGSRSELLLRPAWLSMLSGRTLPGSVRPGVRWVAEHIEYEQGRRFVDQMAQGPLADWRHEHVFAELGDGAKLGEGASGARCRVSDHVEFDLPDPGPRQYTRAGVTLTSRIFGELDRVFAYRSAQTRADLEFQAWLRAVTGADAAAAESPKTIAISGATGLVGTALSAFLRALGHRVVALTRNPPEAAVPGVEFVSWNPEKHELDPEKLIGVDAVVNLAGASILGPFTQQHKRAIYQSRRDATWTLVEAMKAVRKDGGPQALISASASGFYGHNAEEVSESGAGGDDFLATVCQEWEATALRAQQFDIRVALVRTGLVLSARGGLLAAQLPLYLAGLGGALGGGKSWMPWISLEDMIRVYAFAALNPQVSGPINAAAPHPVQQREFAKTLGEVVGRPTRVPTPGFVPSLVLGKQGARELALSSARLIPEALTEQGFEFRFPHLESALRHSLGRSAAN; encoded by the coding sequence ATGTTGACTTACGATTACGTTGATGAGTTTCCGTGGGCGCGGGAATCCGTTTCGGCCTACTACGAATCCCCCGGAACGATTGTCCGCCTTACCCCCGAATGGTTTGCGTCGGTGGTGCAAGAACCCACGCAGGGATTGCGGGTCGGATCTCGCAGCGAACTCTTGTTGCGGCCGGCGTGGCTTTCGATGCTTTCGGGGCGCACATTGCCGGGGTCGGTGCGGCCTGGGGTGCGGTGGGTCGCCGAGCATATTGAATATGAACAAGGGCGAAGATTTGTCGACCAAATGGCCCAAGGCCCGCTCGCGGATTGGCGGCACGAACACGTGTTCGCAGAGCTAGGCGACGGCGCAAAACTAGGCGAGGGTGCGTCTGGGGCGCGGTGCCGCGTGTCCGACCATGTCGAGTTCGATCTGCCCGACCCCGGCCCACGGCAGTACACGCGTGCGGGCGTGACCTTGACTTCAAGGATTTTCGGCGAACTCGATAGGGTTTTCGCGTACCGCAGTGCTCAGACCCGGGCCGATTTAGAGTTCCAGGCGTGGTTGCGCGCCGTGACGGGCGCAGACGCTGCGGCGGCTGAATCGCCGAAAACCATTGCGATTAGTGGAGCGACCGGTCTGGTAGGCACCGCATTGTCAGCGTTCCTGCGGGCGCTCGGGCACCGAGTGGTTGCGCTTACACGAAACCCACCCGAAGCTGCGGTTCCGGGTGTGGAATTTGTGTCCTGGAATCCGGAGAAACATGAGCTAGATCCCGAGAAACTCATTGGTGTCGATGCGGTGGTAAACCTTGCCGGGGCGTCGATACTCGGGCCGTTTACTCAGCAGCACAAGCGTGCGATTTACCAGTCGCGGCGCGACGCCACGTGGACGCTGGTGGAAGCCATGAAAGCGGTGCGCAAGGACGGCGGCCCGCAGGCGTTGATTTCAGCCTCGGCGAGTGGTTTTTATGGCCACAATGCCGAAGAAGTGAGCGAATCCGGCGCGGGTGGCGATGATTTTCTGGCCACGGTTTGTCAGGAATGGGAAGCCACCGCGCTTCGCGCTCAACAGTTCGATATCCGCGTCGCGCTTGTGCGCACCGGGCTGGTGCTTTCCGCACGCGGCGGGTTGCTGGCCGCGCAATTGCCCCTATACCTCGCGGGGTTGGGCGGTGCGCTCGGCGGCGGGAAAAGTTGGATGCCCTGGATTAGCCTGGAAGACATGATTCGCGTGTACGCTTTCGCGGCGCTAAACCCCCAGGTCAGCGGCCCTATCAATGCGGCGGCTCCGCACCCGGTACAGCAGCGCGAGTTTGCCAAAACCCTCGGCGAGGTAGTGGGACGACCAACGCGTGTGCCAACGCCGGGGTTCGTGCCGTCGCTGGTGTTGGGTAAGCAGGGCGCGCGGGAGTTGGCGCTGAGTTCCGCCCGGCTCATTCCGGAAGCGTTAACCGAACAAGGATTTGAATTTAGATTCCCTCATTTGGAGTCCGCCCTGCGGCATTCGCTGGGTCGTTCCGCGGCGAACTGA
- a CDS encoding HIT family protein, translating to MRNLLQHDDSFVDQGLGTPDRLERLWAPYRMHYIAQGANEDEGRFRDPFLEVPRMSDEEGLIVARGELVYCVLNLFPYNSGHMLVVPFRKVAEFEHLTPPEMTELMLFGQTAIRALKQVSRPHAINLGFNLGRSSGGSVGDHLHMHVVPRWSGDANFMTIIDGVKVLPQVLRETRALLARAWSELEDAPGSVTL from the coding sequence GTGAGGAATCTGTTGCAGCACGACGATAGTTTTGTGGATCAGGGTTTGGGAACCCCGGACCGCCTCGAACGCCTGTGGGCACCGTACCGGATGCACTATATTGCCCAAGGCGCGAATGAGGATGAGGGCAGGTTCCGGGACCCGTTCCTTGAGGTGCCGCGCATGAGCGATGAGGAGGGCCTGATCGTGGCCCGCGGCGAGCTCGTGTACTGTGTGCTGAATTTGTTCCCTTATAATTCCGGCCATATGCTGGTGGTTCCGTTCCGCAAGGTCGCGGAGTTTGAGCATTTGACGCCGCCGGAGATGACGGAGCTGATGTTGTTTGGTCAGACGGCGATCCGCGCGTTGAAGCAGGTGTCGCGTCCACATGCCATTAATCTTGGTTTTAACCTGGGGCGTTCGTCGGGCGGCTCTGTGGGCGATCATTTGCACATGCATGTGGTTCCGCGGTGGAGCGGCGACGCGAATTTCATGACGATTATCGACGGCGTGAAGGTCCTCCCGCAGGTGCTGCGTGAAACGCGCGCACTTCTGGCGCGGGCCTGGTCCGAGCTTGAGGATGCCCCTGGTTCCGTCACGTTGTAG
- the pdxS gene encoding pyridoxal 5'-phosphate synthase lyase subunit PdxS, with product MSNDTPTLGTARVKRGLAEMLKGGVIMDVVTPEQAKIAEDAGATAVMALERVPADIRAQGGVSRMSDPDMIEGIIEAVSIPVMAKARIGHFVEAQVLQSLGVDFIDESEVLTPADYKNHIDKFAFNVPFVCGATNLGEALRRINEGAAMIRSKGEAGTGDVSNAVTHMRSIRAEINRLKSMATDEIYVAAKEMQAPYELVLEVATTGKLPVVLFTAGGIATPADAAMMMQLGAEGVFVGSGIFKSGNPEQRAKAIVQATQNFDDPATIAKVSRGLGEAMVGINVDEIPVPHRLADRGW from the coding sequence GTGAGCAACGACACCCCCACTCTCGGCACCGCACGCGTCAAGCGCGGCCTTGCCGAAATGCTCAAGGGCGGCGTCATCATGGACGTTGTCACCCCCGAGCAGGCGAAAATCGCCGAAGACGCAGGCGCCACCGCGGTCATGGCGTTGGAACGCGTTCCCGCCGACATCCGTGCGCAGGGTGGCGTTTCCCGCATGTCCGACCCCGATATGATCGAAGGCATTATCGAAGCCGTGTCCATCCCCGTGATGGCCAAGGCGCGCATCGGTCACTTCGTGGAAGCTCAGGTCCTGCAATCCCTCGGCGTCGACTTTATTGACGAATCCGAGGTGCTGACCCCCGCCGACTACAAGAACCACATTGATAAATTCGCCTTCAATGTGCCCTTCGTGTGCGGCGCCACCAACCTGGGCGAGGCGCTGCGCCGCATCAATGAAGGCGCCGCCATGATCCGCTCCAAGGGCGAGGCCGGAACCGGCGATGTCTCCAACGCCGTGACGCACATGCGTTCCATTCGCGCGGAGATTAACCGCTTGAAGTCCATGGCCACGGATGAAATCTACGTTGCCGCCAAGGAAATGCAAGCGCCGTACGAACTGGTGCTCGAGGTAGCGACGACCGGCAAGCTCCCCGTGGTGCTCTTTACCGCGGGCGGCATCGCCACGCCTGCCGACGCCGCGATGATGATGCAGCTCGGCGCCGAAGGTGTGTTCGTGGGCTCCGGCATTTTCAAATCCGGAAACCCCGAACAGCGCGCTAAAGCCATCGTGCAAGCGACCCAAAACTTCGACGACCCGGCGACGATCGCCAAGGTCTCCCGCGGGTTGGGCGAGGCCATGGTCGGCATCAACGTCGACGAAATCCCAGTGCCGCACCGCTTGGCCGACCGCGGCTGGTGA